CTCATTAGCTATGTAGCCTAAATATGATCACGGAATAATGCTTAAACGACAAGTTGGCTCACGCAAAACCACACCCAGATCAtacgcgttttttttttttttttagtatcGGCGACATGTCTAGTTTACAAAATGCAGTTATGTTACTCATCTATTGTTGGAAGTGTCGTGGCCTGAGGTCTTCGTTCGGCTGCTGGGGCCTGGAGGCCTTGACGTCTGCCCGGACCGCCTGGAGACGACGCCGCGGGTCCACGGATTCCTCTTGTGTTCGTCGAATGTAGATGTTCGTCACGAATTCACGCCGTTGAAATTGGTGTTGGGTGTCATGAATTCAATTCACTTAGAACTGACAAGGAAAGGAGCTCCACTCGGGATAACAGAAACCCTATGACCGTTTCAGAACGCACACTGAACGTTCATGAAAGCACGTGGATGCGTCGCGTGGAGAATAGGCCTCACGGGAAGGCTGGGAGGACGTGACAGGTGTGCCCAATAACCAATTAGGAGATCATTTGGGGGCGGCCTTGACCAATAGAAAAGGCTCAGCTCTGAAAACATTAATAAAATGTAAAGGGGTGGCCAATCATTTTGAATTACGTCCCAGAGAGCGAGTAACCCCTGACTGTGACTCGAGCCCGGACTGCAgctcgcagatcgaggaggGGCTTAAATTTTCCCAAATGTGGGCTGGTCTGAACGTAACAGAAAGCGGGAGAACGTGTTTCCGTCTgatgctgcgttcgagtattctctgcgaaccaactcggatctgacgccacgcccacacttcaagcgttttattatttcgctcggtcgttggaggaaaacatggacgtcACCCGGatagctgttgtcgcggtagcattggcagaggaccaggcgctccaaaataagtaggctatataggccatagtcaagtcaagtttatttatttatatagcacatttaaaacaacagtagttgaccaaagtgctgtacacaaatacaatatatttgtgtacataggcagagatacgaacgcagtaaggtattgcagtaatacgagtgattgaaattgccatttaaaccaagCACATTGCCATTTGgaccaagcacaatgaaaacagttcatacttcaagtcacaatgggcgcagccatcttgaatactgtctcggaattttgctcggtcgccactgagttcaaccgagatggcgatggtgcgttttaatatccatccgtctcggaggtccgaggacgttgcctagcgacacgcacaaacacgccccttttcctcggacggcgatctcgccatctcggttgaactcagtggtgaccgagcgaaattccgagacagaattcaagatggctgcgcccattgtgacttgaagtatgaactgttttcattgtgcttggaccactttggtggtttaaatggtaatttcaatcactcgtattactgcaataccttactgcgtccgtatctctgcctatgtacacaaatatatagtatttgtgtacagcactttggtcaactactgttgttttaaatgtgctatataaataagcttgacttgacttgactatggcctatactatagcctacttatattggatcgcctggtcctctgccaatgctaccgcgacaacagctttccgggtggcgtccatgttttcctccaacgaccgagcgaaataataaaacgcttgaagtgtgggcgtggcatcagatccgagatccgagtcggttcgcagagaatactcgaacgcaccccgtccgaggaaaaggggcgtgtttgtgcgtgtcgctaggcaacgtcctcggacctccgagacggatggataaggTAACGCcattgctcatgggacctatgagaccgaaaaaaatgaatgggagtcaatggagagaaagtaatttttttctgatcccagtctttatatgccccggattacacatatgttgtttttggatttaaatgataatttctcATGCAAAGAAACTATAATTTAGCGGGTAGGAGTTTGATATACGGTTAGTTTTTGTGTGGGGCACTTTGTGGACTACAActcccgctgctctcgacgcgtatgatatacgtcaccaccactcgcaAACAGTTTTTTTGGCCTGTCAGTGGTGGATTTTTTGGCCTGTCAGTGTATCGATGGTACACATGGTGTGTTTGCAGTTGAAAAATCTTTTTTGTGGTCCTGCAACACCCATACATGTAATCAAGAATATGTGGGGGCCAGCACAGAAGATCATTTGTGAGGTCGACCAGTGTCGTTTGAATGCTGACTTTGCTCAAAGGAGCGGCATGTTGCCTTTCGATTGCCACCACATCCAATCATTATTGTATTGCCCACGCACTGACGGTCAAACCATGACACTCTGTACATTGTAATGGGGGCCAATTGTGATTTCAGAGAGGTATGTGTAAATCGTGACACATTATGCTTAGTGTACAAggtgttatttttttacaacATTAACATCTTCCTGCATTTCCTTCTTCAAAGGAAAACATGCTGCAAATTAGGAGATGGTGGTGTCTCGCTCTCCTGCAGAACTTCCGTTAGCCGTAAGTGCCCTGAATATCACACTTTTGAatcaaatcacaaaaaaacagtATTACTCACTGTCAACAGACCAACATTAATGTTTTCATAGTGAATGTATGTTGTCATTAAATCACTAAGGTCCGAAGAAGACCGATTGCAGGACAGAATACGGCGACGAGTGCAAGGAGGGCTACAGGTGAGAGGTCATGTGATTAATTAGTCTTGTAGTCAACTATTGCTAATCGTAATCCCTCCACTTATTTCAATTATCTGTTTTACATCTTGCATTGTTATTGTGCCTATAAGAACCACAATCTGTTTCCTTTCTAGACGCTGGGAAATTGACAGAACTGGAAACCGGGAACAGGGTTGCTTGTTATGGGCCAGAAAAATACCATGATACTTGCCATTGTTAAACATTTATGGAAGCTTAAGGAATGTATTTGGCTTAGCTAAAACAGATTTCTTTGCAGATCAAACATTTTTTGCCTggggtgaaaataaaaatcgaTGATGCAAAGTCTTCTGTCTTTGGTTTATTAGACTTAGCTAATATAATTGAGTGTACAAAATAATATGTGTCTATACTATTATAGAAATGCtatggtttatatatatatatatatatatatatatatatatatatatatatatatatatatatatatatatacatatatctataatcttattttttttcatggtaAAAAAGTCATTTGACAAGTTAAAAATAGGAATGTCTAAGTCTATCAAATGCAGGAACCTTTTTCCATATTAAGTCATTGTGCTGTGCTGCATTGACGTTTGAGAATGTGCTGCTTAAACGGTTAGACCAGCCCACATTTAGGGAAAATTTaagctcctcctcgatctgcgagcTGCAGACAGTCAGGGGCACTTGGAGTGAGCggcctagcctggtcctaccagaccatcgtacttcatttcatctGAAGTgcaatgaaaattgagcggaagtaggtaggtgggcgatGCCAGGCTAAGAGCGGCCCATGCCTACCATCACAtaaccaaataaaacaaataatccctcattctcctcctcgtGTGCGAATAAAAACGAGAGTTTAGTATTTCTGTAGCTATTAAACTAACAGCGCCTGCATATTATCAAACGAAATCACAAAACGAATTAACAAAAATCCATTACCATCAGGCCTACATAGCAATAATTCATctttaataaataaagtaaacgTATTTTTCTTCGCAAGGTTGTAACATAGGAACTCGCATCTTCTTGCTCAGCGCTGAATGGGAGCAATACTAGCCAATCACCACAAGAGGATGCTAAGGCACTAAGCATATAAAAAGTCTCATCAGCGTCAGGATTTACGTTGCTCAGATCCATCGTGCTGTGTCCATtttcaagtttatttttaacggGAGCTGCAGACATTTGGAATAGGTGGAAccataggcctatattattGAGTTGTAGTATAAATGGTCCGATACAACATGAGCATGTTCTGTGTGTCAAAACTCACCAACAGAGGGAACTATGGTCAGTGGCGGTTCTAGGGGCGGGGCCACAGGGGCCCTGGCCCCAGCCGAAATCTGATTGGCCCCTGACGTGCCCCTGTTCCGTCAATCAATTGACGAGCTGAACTACCGGAGAATTCAACGATCACAGATGCAATTGCACACCCAAACTATTGGCGGCATTAATGTGTCAATTCAACTTAGGAGAGGCCTTGAGGGaggaggcctgaagggaggaGGCCAGAAGGGAGGAGGTCCGAAGGGGGGAGGCCTGGAGGGAGGAGGTCCGATGGGGGGAGGCCTGAATGGgggaggcctgaagggaggaggcctggagggaggaggcctgaagagaggagggaggagggaggaggcctgaagggaggaGGCCCGAAGGGGGGAGGCCTGAagcggggagggaggaggcctgaagagagaagagaggagggaggagggaggaggcctgaagggaggaggcctgaagggaggagagaggagggagggggcctTAAGGGAGGAGGCCttaaaggaggagggaggaggccttaagggaggagggaggaggcctgAGGGGAGGAAGCCTGGAGGGAGGAGGCTTTAAGGTAGGAGGCCTGAGGGGAGATTTCTTTTCAAATCTCGCTCATCCGTGTTGATGCCACTCCTACAATTATCTGAAACGTCTTCATTTGTGAAAAGGGAATTGGCTAATTTACATTTTCAGAGTGGCCCACTCTTGTTATGACTTATCCATAAAATAAGGTAACTGATAACCGTCATTCACACATTAAAGAGTTTGGCCACTGAACGAAGAAGACCAAGAAGAAGCAACAATCCGTCAGGCTGTGATAGATGGTGAGAAtttgattgttttgtgtgtgaacAAATGAAGACGTTTCAAATCCTCCTAAAAGGGCAGTCGAAACAGAAGCGATTATAGCCAGCAACAGGTCATCCACTTCGGTTATTTCTTACAAAACGTTagagatcccatatcatgctttcttagggttaataattgcatttggggtaCTACTAGCATAGGGTAACATGCCACCTAGAAATATCTTACTATTCCCACACTGGTCATTTCTGTAAAACCGATTTCAGCAGCTTTCAACGAACTATGATTTTATTATGTTAAATTTGCGTCACGTTTTTGGGTGACGTCACttgttggtatttgaagcgagatcccaaacaaacagccagctcccccctcccttccgtgtttcgtgcatccagtaaaaactatcatgaaGGCAGCGCAAAACCCCATAACACCCGCCCCttgtctgtgattggttggaatactatttatttggtTTTCAGTTGTTGGTAGTACCAATTTATTTTAGTGTACGATCTCAGagcataggctgcctacagacGCGTTTATTTGAGTGCCAGATCATTTGAttcggcctagaatcgctgatacaacctttaggCCTCCCAAATTCATCCCCTCGAGAAGTTGTAATCATTGCAGGTAGCCAGGAGGCGCGAGTTCTGAACTCCAGCACCGCCCACTGCAcagtctgacgtcacactgttACGGAAGTAACGTTTGAGTTCAAACAAGCTTTTTTCACACATTAATTGAGGGGCGTTCTCGGGGGCGCGAATACTCCCCCTGACTCACTTCGATTTTTCTAGATTAGCAGATGTAAAACCTGTATACATATGTCATATAACAATCTAAAGCAAAGGGAGTAGTCGAAAAAGCATGATGTCACCCCTTTAAGTTGGGAGCATCTGGAGGTTTTCGGACAGGCATGGATCACCAGCTAAGAATCTCCATCCCGGGATGGCTGAGCTTGAGCGCCCCTTAGTGGAAGGAAGCAGGGGCGAAGGGGACAGGCTTCGTAGGGTTGGCAGGGTTCTCTTCAACACAACATCTACTACACCTACGGCCACTCACAACGGCCTCCTCGAGTAAGAAGAGGTCaacatcatccccccccccccaagctccATCCCTTCCCCACCATGAGCTGTGGCATCATGAAGAAGAGGATGAACAGCTGATAGTTGACTTTATTTTCTATATCTTACACATTTTCCAACACAGGAAAATACAGAATTAATAATTTAAGTGATTAGTGACATCATTTCGCCAGTCAattgtattctttatttttaagcAAGGGGTTATTAACTGGGTTCTTCTTACACTTGAAACAATCTCAAATAACGTGTGTGGGCTttacatcttaaacaggaacataaaaatatgaacagCTCTGTCACGgttagaatcacttcttgacctgTTGGGGGAAGCAGTCCATTCCCACGTGTTTATATATTAATACAAGTGCAGGGACCACCCTGCCCACACAGCCAACATTCAGAGCACAAGGCCAGAAAACATAGTAATGTACACTTTAAGGAACGCAAAGATATTAGTTGAATCTTTAATATAATTTCTCagaaataaattaacaaaatataaaaaaaagggtccAAAAGACAGTTTTAGAGGGAAAAGAAATAAAACGTAGGTTTTTGCACGATGGTACATACAAGTTAAAGTATTACACTAGTATTTTACTGACGTTTTTCAGGGCAGACGAGGGATTATTAAACATACTTGAATGTGCAACAAAAATAACATACCTCTCGGTTGCTATTTTCATTGTAGAATATTCAAATTCAACAGTGTTGGCACGGcaatggtagtgtgtgtgtgtgtgtgttatagcaTGCTGATGCAGTAAGAGTTATTTCTACGCGTCTATCTAACGTATAAATATAAGCTTGATGGGGAGTGATGCCCTTATTCAACTTTCAAGTAATTTTCTTCTTGGAAAAGTTGAACATGTTTAGCGCATaaaagtgttgtgttgtgttgtgtttggccAGAACTTCCTGGTTTCAACCAAGAATGCAATCAGCAGCAAGACTCCGTCACCCCTCTaaataccaccccccccccacacacacacacacacacattagcacatAAGAAAAACACTCTCGGCCAATAGGTTCATGCTGTCTGTCTTTGAGTGTTTTCCCCCAGGTTGTCTTTAGTGTTGACATTTCACTTTGAAAGTTTCTTTGTAGAatagttttgtttttgtaaattcAGGTCTCAATTTGAACGGTACTAGAGGAAGGGGCGTGTCTTACAGGGAAAGGGGAGGTCCTAGAGGGAGGGGCGTTTCTTACAGGGAAAGGACATAACTTAGACGGGAGGGGCTGGAAAGGGGTCAAACGGAGGTGACTATATAAGACCCTCTCTCGGAGCCGTCTCccttggagggggagggggagggaggggtctgCTGGGGtctcttcttcccccccccggCGGTGCTGACCGCCACGGGGGAAGGGATGAGTGAGGGTCTggtgctggagggggagggcgtgTGGCTGGAGGCGGGGGTGCTCGTGTCAGCGCTGCTCTTGCGGGGGCTGGGTACGTAGTTGAAGGGCGAGACCCGGGCGGCCaccgtccctccccccccgccgccgcctccccccgCCGGGCCGTTCAAGTACCCCTTCCCCGGCCCCGCCCTCTCAAAGGGCCCGGTGCGCCCGGGGGGGCCCGCAGGGGGCGTGGTCTCCAGACTGTCGCGGCTTCGGCTGCGGAGGTTGAGGTTGGCGTTGGGGGAGGGGCGGCCGGGGGTCGTCACGGTGACGCCCGTCTTGGGCGGCGAGGGGGCGCTGATGACGGGCGGGGCgttggaggaggacgaggatgagGACGAGGGCCGGGGGCTGTTGATGGGACAGTCCTCCATGCGGAcccacacctcctcctgctgctccttggCCTTGCgccaggtgccccccccccgcggctCCTCCTGGTCgccccgggaggaggaggaggaggccgagaGCAGGGAGGAAGAGCTGCCCGCACGCTTCCAGGTGCCGAcgcgggggagggaggagccgtgctggcccccctccccctcgcccctcctcccccccccctccctcttccaggTTCCCGTGCGGctgaggcggggggagggggaggggctctccGAGTGGGAGCGGTTGGGGTTCTGGTTGTTGttcagggaggaagaggaggaggaggaggagacggtggaGCGGCTCGAGGGGGCGGGGCGTGTGGAGGAACTGGAGGAGCTCACGGGGTCTGccgccgggggcggggcttcctCTGACCTCTTCCTCCCGGGGGCGGAGCTCGGAGCCTCCTTGATGAAGGTGGACTGGCGGACGAGGGCGGGGCGCTCCACGGCCTCGCCGCCTGGCGCCGCGCCCCCGCCCACAGCGGCCCGCCCGCCACTGTTGGACTTCCTGATGGGCgggccggggggaggggcctgctTGGCCGGTCGCCCTGGTGACGGACAGGAGAGGCGGGACGTGGGGGGCGCGGCTCCGGGGGACTTTGTGGACGAGGTGGAGGACGAcgaagaggaggtgagggggacgGGACGTCTGGAGGGGGTGGAGTCTCGAGAGCCGGAGCGGGAGGACGacgccccccggccccgccccccctccccgggctCCGCCCTCCTGCCGGGAGGGGTCTTAGTGCTGAGGCGCGGCGGGGGGAGGCCGGCGCCGGGGGCTTTGAGGGCGCGCCCCCTCGGGGAGGGCGTGGCCATCGCCGAGGGTGGCGTGTCTGACGTGGGGCGTGGCCGAGCGGCCGCGTCTGTCTGGGGGCGGGGtcgaggggcagggggaggcgTGTCTGACTGGGGGCGAgggcggggggccggcggggtGGCGTCCGTCTGGGGGCGCGGCCGGCCCGTCAGCAGACTCCTGTACACCTTCTTCCCGCCCTTCAGAGCCGTgctgcgctcctcctcctcccgcctcctcttctcctccagggTACTGCGCTCCCCCGGCCGCAGCACGCGAGCCCCACCCCTCGGGCACGCGCCCGCCGTTCCTGTCAGctcccggggggcggggggctcctccggaccctcctcatcctccgcctcttcctcccccccctcctcctgctgctgctgctgctgctcctcctgctcctcctcttcctcctcctcctccagctcctcctcgccgGCCCCGCCTCCTCGGTCTTCCCCCAGCGGCCCCTCCTCCGGCAGCGGTGCCTTggcggcggggcggggcgtGCGGTGGAAGGGCGAtcccagggagagggagaggccgGAGCGCAGCGACAGGACCGAGTCAGAGTCCTCGTCTGACGAGTCCGGGGGCGGCTCCGCCACCGCCGCCTGGTTCAGGCTGCTGACCACCGAGTTGGCCCCCTCCTGGATCGCCTTCCAGTCgaacgcctcctcctcctccttcacgccgccctccgcctcctcctgctcctggcgGGGGGGCGGCGTGGAGGCGAGCGGCGCGGCGGGCTGCGGGGGGGCCGCCGGGTGCTTCCTCTTGGGCATGGCGGAGCTGATGCACTCCAGCAGCAGGTCGTCCTCCGAGTCGATGCTGAGGGAGCTGAGGGACGAGTTGCGGGAGAAGCACACGGGCGTGTCCTCCACGTTGAAGGCCCGGGGGGCGTAGCCCGCCCGGCCCGGCGGCACCGGCTGGCCgctagggggcggggcttgtgcGTGCCCCTGAGTGGTGGCGGCGACGGGGGGGGCCTGCGGGGGGGCAGGCTTCGCCGGGGGctcttgcggcggcggtggcgagGGGGGGCTGGCGACGTTGTTGTTCTCCTGGTCCATGATGTCACTcagggagctgagggaggagtTCCGCGAGAAGCAGACGGGcgtgtcctccacggcgaaccGCAGCTGGCGGCCGTCGTCCGGCGCCGCCCCCAACGGCGGCGACGGGGGCTCCGCCCCTTCCTTGCTGCGGGGGAGCACGGCGGCCGCGGGCGGCGCCGGCTTCTGCTGCGGGGGCTTGTGCTGCGGCGCCTCCGGGACGGACGGACGCTCGGCGGGCCGCCTCCGGTCCCCCTcaggcccctcctcctcctcgtcaaaGTCCAGCGAGCTGAGGGAGTCGTTGCGGGAGAAGCAGCAGGGCGTGCCCTCGATGGGCGTGTAGTGGTGCGGCGAGTCGTAGGCGAAGCGCCGCCGCTGGCCGCCGCCCCCTtgcaggggagggggcggggccgcccGCTGCGCCACCATGGGCTTGACGGGGGAGGTGGGCTTGGGGCGGAGCTCCGACTCGCGCTGCGCCAGGCTGCAGATGGCCGTGTTGGCGGCGCTGGGAGCATTGCCGTCGGTGGGCGGGGCGTGGCGTTGAGGCTGAGGGAGGTTGcgttgggggcggggcttgggcaTGGCGGCACTGATGCACTCGGCCAGGATGTCCTCGTTCTCCTCGTCGTccgccacctccctcccctgccttttcacttcctgctcctcctccctggtcaTGGCGGCGACCGGGGCGTGGCGCCGCCCCTTGTGGTTTCCGGTGGCAACCTCGGTGGGCGGAGAGTCTATGGTGAGGTCGCTCAGCGAGGTGGCGGTGGAGAAGTTCAGGGGCGTGTCTTCCACGCAGTACACAAGGGGGGTCTCCTCCtcaagggggcggggcctgtgcTGCTGGGGGTGGAGCTTGTACACGGGCAGGAGGCTGGGCTTACGGCCCGCCGCGGCCATGGCAGACACGGGGCCGCCGGCCGTCTGCCCCTCGGCGccgcggggggccgggggtggGGCCGGTGCGCCGTCTGAAGCCGCGGCCTTCTTCGGTCGGCGTGACGACCGCGTGGGCATGGCCAAGTGGATGCACGCCTCCAGGATGGagatgtcgtcgtcgtcgtcgtccccgaCGACCGTGTCCATGTCGTCGCCGCCACCGGACGCGCTCTGCGGGCCCCGGTCCGGGGCCGAGGTCGCCATGGCGACGGGGGCCGAGTGGCCCGGGACCTCCGGCTGGCGGGGGATGAAGGGCTCGTCCACGCTGAGCGCGCTCAGGCTGGAGGCGCGCGAGAAGCCGTGCGGCGTGCTCTCGGTGGCGAAGTGCAGCAggaagtcctcctcctcctcctcccggttGCCGCCGCTGGCCGGGCCGCGGGCGCTGCCGTGGCCCCGCTGGGCCCGCGCCAGGCAGGCGGCGGAGGCTTGCAGGTCGGAGGCGGGGGGCTTCAGGGAGGCGGGCTGCGGAGGGGGGGTCTTGTTGCGGGAGGGGGGCATGGTCTGGCCGGGGCTGTCGGGCAGGTCGCTGGGGCTCACCACGCCGCTGGCCCCGCCGCTGCCGGGCTCGCTGGGGTGCGAGGAGTTGATGGAGGGCGAGCCGAAGCTGTCCAGGGAGCTGAGGGAGGTGCAGCGGGAGAACATCAGGGGCGTCTCCAGCGCCGACGCCAGCGCCGACGACGGGGCCGACGATGGCGCCACCGGGGGAGGGGTCTTGGGCGCCGCCGGGGCCTGCggctgctggtggtgatggtggttgccgtggtgatggtgCATCTGctggttgccgtggtgatgcTGTTGGTACGCGGTGGGCGCGCGGCGGGACAGCTGGCGTTGCCCCGGGGCGTCGGGGGACAAGCCGTCCGAGGGGCCGGCGGCCATGCTCATGGCCTGGGGGTCGTCCCGCTCCTCCTTCTGTCCCGCGGGGAGCGTGGGGTAGtggccctggccccgcccccccgcccggcgCCGCCCACTGCGCCCGTCGTCCTCGTCGCCCGACGACAGCGAGGACAGAGAGCTGCCCCGCGAGAAGCAGATGGGCGTGTCCTCCACGCAGTAGGTCAGGGGCATGTCCTGGTTGACCCCGCCCCCAGCGGCCTTGGCGGGGAGGGGCTTCTGGCTGCCGGCGTTGCTCTTACAGGAAGAggcggcgggggaggaggcCGCGCAGCCAGGGGAGGCGTGGCCGCCGTACTTGATGCTGTAGTCGATGGGCTCCTGCtcgtggcggtggggggggcggtcgcCCTCGCCAAAGTCGTCCCCGTCGCTGCGGTGCGGCGGGCGGGGGTGCTGGCCGTCGGCGCGGCTCCCGGCCCGGTAGGCTGCCGGGTACGGCCGCCGGCGGTCCTcccgccgccccgccccctcctccgcctcctcctcctcctccccgtcgtcGTCCTTCTCCCGCTCCCGGCCGCGCGAttggccgggggcgggggcggggctctgGCGGCCGGAGTGCAGCTGCTCGTCGGAGTACTTGAGGCTGTAGTTGATGGGCGTGTCCAGCTCGGCGTCGGCGGCGTCCGCCATGCTGTTGGCGCTGTGGATCTTGTGGGCCAGGTCGGCCGGGTAGCGCCGGTacgccgccccctcctcctcctcctcctcctcctcttcctcctcctccacctcctcctggcgGCCGGCCAGCAggcgctcctcctccaggagccGCTCCTCCTCCGTGGCGCCGTAGCCGTCGGCGCTGCCCACGCTGTGCAGGCTGTCGCTGGAGGCCGCCGGCCACGccagggcgggggggcggggcggggcgcggGGCGACGACAGGACGGGCGTGTTGGCGTAGGGCGAGCGCGCcccgccgccctcctcctcgcccttgtggcgccggccccccggccccccgcggCCCGGCGCCtgctgctgcaggtggaggtgctGCGCGGCCGACGGCGAGggct
This Gadus macrocephalus chromosome 19, ASM3116895v1 DNA region includes the following protein-coding sequences:
- the apc gene encoding adenomatous polyposis coli protein isoform X2, whose translation is MVSDMSLYRRCFFIVEVLKQLQGTIEEETSDIPAQLDFMERMKEMSIEPASLAPVKLRANKPAASPAAATQSPLSQGPHGSSYPKRGAPAPPAPATLSPPGDANQTPAGYLEQLKHERSLLLAELDKEEKEKEWYYGQLQNLTKRIDSLPLSDNFSLQTDMTRRQLEFEARQLRGAMEEQLGSCQDMERRALARLSRIQGIEKDLLRGGQRLLHTEDKAEGVQVCADSSSAANNTQVCEQDSTSEASSTGGYSIPRRLTSHLGTKVEMVYSLLSMLGTHDKDDMSRTLLAMSSSQDSCIAMRQSGCLPLLIQLLHGSDKDSLLLGNSRGSKEARARASAALHNIVHSRPDDKRARREARVLHLLEQVRVYCEACWAWQEEHQAGTQPDKNPVPSPGEHQICPAVCVLMKLSFDEEHRHAMNELGGLQAIAELLQADCELYGLTADHQSITLRRYAGMALTNLTFGDVGNKATLCSMKGCMRAMVAQLKSDSEDLQQVVASVLRNLSWRADASSKKTLREVGSVAALMSCGLHVQKESTLKSVLSALWNLSAHCSDNKAELCAVGGALGFLARALAQRGPASAALAVVESAGGILRNVSSLVATNQAYRQVLRDNGCLATLLQHLRSPSLTVVSNACGTLWNLSARDPRDQEALWEMGAVAMLRNLVHSRHKMIAMGSAAALRNLLANRPAKYASAAAAVGGTGPGGDLTATPSLHARKHKALIEELDAQRQQLSETFDGLENLGPAHHHRRHRQPSPSAAQHLHLQQQAPGRGGPGGRRHKGEEEGGGARSPYANTPVLSSPRAPPRPPALAWPAASSDSLHSVGSADGYGATEEERLLEEERLLAGRQEEVEEEEEEEEEEEEGAAYRRYPADLAHKIHSANSMADAADAELDTPINYSLKYSDEQLHSGRQSPAPAPGQSRGREREKDDDGEEEEEAEEGAGRREDRRRPYPAAYRAGSRADGQHPRPPHRSDGDDFGEGDRPPHRHEQEPIDYSIKYGGHASPGCAASSPAASSCKSNAGSQKPLPAKAAGGGVNQDMPLTYCVEDTPICFSRGSSLSSLSSGDEDDGRSGRRRAGGRGQGHYPTLPAGQKEERDDPQAMSMAAGPSDGLSPDAPGQRQLSRRAPTAYQQHHHGNQQMHHHHGNHHHHQQPQAPAAPKTPPPVAPSSAPSSALASALETPLMFSRCTSLSSLDSFGSPSINSSHPSEPGSGGASGVVSPSDLPDSPGQTMPPSRNKTPPPQPASLKPPASDLQASAACLARAQRGHGSARGPASGGNREEEEEDFLLHFATESTPHGFSRASSLSALSVDEPFIPRQPEVPGHSAPVAMATSAPDRGPQSASGGGDDMDTVVGDDDDDDISILEACIHLAMPTRSSRRPKKAAASDGAPAPPPAPRGAEGQTAGGPVSAMAAAGRKPSLLPVYKLHPQQHRPRPLEEETPLVYCVEDTPLNFSTATSLSDLTIDSPPTEVATGNHKGRRHAPVAAMTREEEQEVKRQGREVADDEENEDILAECISAAMPKPRPQRNLPQPQRHAPPTDGNAPSAANTAICSLAQRESELRPKPTSPVKPMVAQRAAPPPPLQGGGGQRRRFAYDSPHHYTPIEGTPCCFSRNDSLSSLDFDEEEEGPEGDRRRPAERPSVPEAPQHKPPQQKPAPPAAAVLPRSKEGAEPPSPPLGAAPDDGRQLRFAVEDTPVCFSRNSSLSSLSDIMDQENNNVASPPSPPPPQEPPAKPAPPQAPPVAATTQGHAQAPPPSGQPVPPGRAGYAPRAFNVEDTPVCFSRNSSLSSLSIDSEDDLLLECISSAMPKRKHPAAPPQPAAPLASTPPPRQEQEEAEGGVKEEEEAFDWKAIQEGANSVVSSLNQAAVAEPPPDSSDEDSDSVLSLRSGLSLSLGSPFHRTPRPAAKAPLPEEGPLGEDRGGGAGEEELEEEEEEEEQEEQQQQQQEEGGEEEAEDEEGPEEPPAPRELTGTAGACPRGGARVLRPGERSTLEEKRRREEEERSTALKGGKKVYRSLLTGRPRPQTDATPPAPRPRPQSDTPPPAPRPRPQTDAAARPRPTSDTPPSAMATPSPRGRALKAPGAGLPPPRLSTKTPPGRRAEPGEGGRGRGASSSRSGSRDSTPSRRPVPLTSSSSSSTSSTKSPGAAPPTSRLSCPSPGRPAKQAPPPGPPIRKSNSGGRAAVGGGAAPGGEAVERPALVRQSTFIKEAPSSAPGRKRSEEAPPPAADPVSSSSSSTRPAPSSRSTVSSSSSSSSLNNNQNPNRSHSESPSPSPRLSRTGTWKREGGGRRGEGEGGQHGSSLPRVGTWKRAGSSSSLLSASSSSSRGDQEEPRGGGTWRKAKEQQEEVWVRMEDCPINSPRPSSSSSSSSNAPPVISAPSPPKTGVTVTTPGRPSPNANLNLRSRSRDSLETTPPAGPPGRTGPFERAGPGKGYLNGPAGGGGGGGGGTVAARVSPFNYVPSPRKSSADTSTPASSHTPSPSSTRPSLIPSPVAVSTAGGGKKRPQQTPPSPSPSKGDGSERGSYIVTSV